The Thermosulfurimonas sp. F29 genome includes a window with the following:
- a CDS encoding HD domain-containing phosphohydrolase: MPNYPLIPLESVVFALSEALDSADPHLVNHQLRVSYISRMVGRELGFRGRELESLVVAGALHDIGLFTAEERTRALEEDSRILEKHTRIGYLMLREFPYLRRAAEFILHHHTPWETLRDEVEDPWVALGGNILHLADTLETRLRGRSPLLLHTSEITGEVRTLSARFAPEVLEALRRVSEAELFWLRLERFEKETELVFQVEHSTYLPCGEMESLAALFSLVVDLKSPFTRVHSAGVAEVATWLGEALGFSPYLLSSLRVAGYLHDLGKLAVPDSILNKPGRLTEEEWAVMKAHPFITYRILERIPHFETINAWASSHHERLDGRGYPARLSAGDLSLGARVMAVADVTTAILEDRPYRAGMSLREARKVLQKLSGHALDPELTALVSENLDHVRELIREVRRTRLERFEIWGYIPPS; this comes from the coding sequence ATGCCCAACTATCCCCTCATCCCCCTCGAGAGCGTGGTCTTCGCCCTTTCCGAGGCCCTGGACAGTGCGGACCCTCACCTGGTGAACCACCAGCTGCGGGTCTCCTACATCTCCCGCATGGTGGGGCGGGAGCTGGGCTTCCGGGGAAGAGAGCTTGAGTCCCTGGTGGTGGCCGGGGCCCTCCACGACATAGGTCTTTTCACCGCGGAGGAGCGCACCCGGGCCCTGGAGGAGGATTCCCGGATCCTGGAAAAACACACCCGGATCGGCTACCTCATGCTGCGGGAATTCCCCTACCTGCGTCGGGCCGCGGAGTTCATCCTCCACCACCACACCCCCTGGGAGACGCTTCGAGACGAAGTGGAGGATCCGTGGGTGGCCCTCGGGGGGAATATCCTCCACCTGGCCGACACCCTGGAGACCAGACTGCGAGGAAGGTCCCCTTTGTTACTTCACACTTCGGAGATTACGGGGGAGGTCAGAACTCTATCAGCCCGGTTCGCCCCGGAGGTCCTCGAGGCCCTGCGCAGGGTGTCCGAGGCCGAGCTTTTCTGGCTCCGCCTGGAGCGGTTCGAAAAAGAGACCGAGCTCGTCTTCCAGGTGGAGCACTCCACCTACCTTCCCTGCGGGGAGATGGAGTCCCTGGCGGCCCTGTTTTCCCTGGTGGTGGACCTGAAGAGTCCCTTCACCCGGGTCCACTCCGCCGGGGTGGCGGAGGTGGCCACCTGGCTGGGCGAGGCCCTGGGGTTTTCCCCCTATCTTTTGAGTTCGCTGCGGGTGGCCGGTTATCTTCACGATCTGGGAAAGCTCGCCGTACCGGATAGCATCCTCAACAAGCCCGGGCGCCTTACCGAGGAGGAGTGGGCCGTGATGAAGGCCCATCCCTTCATCACCTACCGTATCCTGGAGAGGATTCCCCACTTCGAGACCATCAACGCCTGGGCCTCCTCCCATCACGAGAGGCTCGACGGCAGGGGTTATCCGGCAAGGCTCTCCGCCGGAGACCTCTCCCTGGGGGCCCGGGTTATGGCGGTGGCGGATGTGACCACGGCCATTCTCGAGGATCGTCCATACCGTGCCGGTATGTCCCTCCGAGAGGCCCGAAAGGTACTCCAGAAGCTCTCCGGCCACGCCCTCGATCCGGAACTGACCGCCCTGGTATCGGAAAACCTGGATCATGTGCGGGAATTGATTCGCGAGGTACGCCGAACCCGTCTTGAGCGTTTTGAAATCTGGGGCTATATCCCCCCGAGTTGA
- a CDS encoding bifunctional L-myo-inositol-1-phosphate cytidylyltransferase/CDP-L-myo-inositol myo-inositolphosphotransferase, with the protein MLMCLVYHGKEVGAVQAVILAAGLGSRMGLARTGYPKGLLRVAGRELLLRHLILLSHRGIREFVLVVNPRNRRLFEEFLSRHPDYRVVLVDNPHPERGNGYSLWCAREAVRGPFVLTMSDHLYEEDFVERALAGRGLIMDRQGRYIDPEEATKVRVAAGRVREIGKDLSDYHGFDTGFFVLDPEIFAVAGEVVRRNPGEVTLSEIVREAELTVTEVSGLFWTDVDTPEDLGRAGRALVRASVKGAGDGWISRLLNRRLSTAISPYLCERLSPNQATVLSFFLGLLAALLAWFNASLGAVLYQIHSVLDGVDGEIARAALKRSRFGGLLDSVLDRYVDFVFLSVLLLRLRPEGFELAVALLALLGTVMVSYVTERFKGAYGRDAYAVFPVLHYFPGKRDERIFLIFFFCVMGWTRELFPVLALLTQGKIAFTLAVFWHGRTGLEAENQGQPALKG; encoded by the coding sequence ATGCTCATGTGTTTAGTGTACCACGGAAAGGAGGTAGGGGCGGTGCAGGCGGTAATCCTTGCGGCCGGGCTGGGAAGCCGCATGGGGCTCGCTCGCACCGGTTATCCCAAGGGGCTTCTCCGGGTGGCCGGTCGGGAGCTCCTCCTGCGCCATCTTATACTCCTTTCCCACCGGGGGATCCGCGAGTTCGTCCTGGTAGTAAATCCCCGAAACCGGCGGCTTTTCGAGGAGTTCCTCTCCCGGCATCCCGACTACCGGGTGGTCCTGGTGGATAATCCCCATCCGGAACGGGGCAACGGTTATTCCCTGTGGTGTGCGCGGGAGGCGGTCCGGGGGCCCTTCGTGCTCACCATGTCCGACCACCTTTACGAAGAGGACTTCGTGGAGCGTGCCCTCGCCGGACGAGGGCTGATAATGGATCGGCAGGGGCGTTACATCGATCCGGAGGAGGCCACCAAGGTTCGGGTCGCCGCCGGGCGGGTCCGGGAGATCGGAAAGGACCTCTCGGACTACCACGGATTTGACACGGGTTTTTTCGTTCTCGATCCGGAGATCTTTGCCGTGGCCGGGGAGGTGGTGAGGCGTAATCCGGGTGAGGTCACCCTTTCAGAAATCGTTCGGGAAGCGGAACTTACGGTGACCGAAGTTTCCGGCCTTTTCTGGACGGATGTGGACACCCCGGAGGACCTCGGCCGGGCCGGAAGGGCCCTGGTGCGGGCGAGCGTAAAGGGAGCCGGGGATGGCTGGATCTCGAGACTCCTCAATCGCCGTCTTTCCACCGCCATTTCCCCCTACCTTTGTGAAAGACTCTCTCCTAATCAGGCCACGGTACTGAGTTTTTTTCTCGGGCTTCTAGCCGCCCTTCTGGCCTGGTTTAACGCTTCCCTCGGGGCCGTGCTGTATCAGATCCACTCCGTGCTCGACGGGGTGGACGGCGAGATCGCCCGGGCCGCGCTGAAACGCTCCCGGTTCGGCGGGCTTCTGGACTCCGTGCTCGATCGGTATGTGGATTTCGTCTTTCTTTCGGTCCTTCTTCTCCGGTTGCGTCCGGAGGGATTTGAACTGGCCGTGGCTCTTCTCGCCCTTCTCGGCACCGTGATGGTCAGCTATGTGACCGAACGCTTCAAGGGAGCTTACGGCAGGGACGCCTACGCGGTCTTTCCCGTCCTCCATTATTTTCCCGGCAAACGCGACGAAAGGATCTTTCTCATCTTTTTCTTCTGCGTTATGGGCTGGACGAGGGAGCTCTTTCCGGTGCTGGCTCTTCTCACCCAGGGCAAGATTGCCTTCACGCTTGCGGTCTTCTGGCACGGCCGGACCGGGCTAGAAGCCGAGAACCAGGGCCAGCCAGCCCTCAAGGGTTAG
- the rplM gene encoding 50S ribosomal protein L13: MDIFTPQTPMPRKEEVEREWYVVDASGKVLGRLASEIAKRLRGKHRPYFAPHVDVGDFIVVVNADKVRLTGKKWDQKVYWRHSGYMGGLKLRTARQMLQEKPEELIRLAVKRMLPKNRLGRKLLRKLKVYAGPEHPHKAQNPRPLDL; encoded by the coding sequence ATGGACATCTTTACGCCGCAGACACCCATGCCCAGGAAGGAAGAGGTCGAGCGCGAGTGGTATGTGGTGGACGCCTCGGGAAAGGTGCTCGGGCGTCTGGCCTCGGAGATCGCCAAGCGTCTCCGGGGTAAACATCGTCCCTATTTCGCCCCTCATGTGGATGTGGGGGACTTCATCGTGGTGGTGAACGCCGACAAGGTGCGTCTCACCGGAAAGAAGTGGGATCAGAAGGTCTACTGGCGGCACTCGGGCTACATGGGCGGGCTTAAGTTGCGCACGGCCCGGCAGATGCTTCAGGAAAAACCCGAGGAGCTAATCCGGCTGGCGGTGAAGCGGATGCTTCCCAAGAACCGGCTGGGGCGCAAGCTCCTCAGGAAACTCAAGGTCTATGCCGGTCCCGAACATCCCCATAAGGCCCAGAATCCCAGGCCGCTTGACCTTTAG
- the argC gene encoding N-acetyl-gamma-glutamyl-phosphate reductase has product MTVVRVAVVGATGYTGLELLRLAAGHPEIRVTVATSRREAGKTLSEYWGFSPLPYEVRITSPDPDHLAAEAEVAFLCVPHGTAQEMAAELLSRGIKVIDLSADFRIPDPEVYQRWYETPHRFPGLLSEAVYGLSEIHREEIRRARLVANPGCYPTAALLPLVPLVREGLVEPRDILIDAKSGVSGAGRKAEVSLSFCEVNEDFRAYRVAAHRHTPEMEAELTRAAGSEVRVLFTPHLTPMQRGIFATIYAYPRTGEGEIHEALRDFYAESPFVEVLPPGRVPRVAEVRGTNLCRIGLRLDHRTGRLVLLSVIDNLVKGASGQALQNLNLVQGWPEDLGLPRAPVFP; this is encoded by the coding sequence GTGACCGTGGTGCGGGTGGCCGTGGTGGGGGCCACGGGGTATACGGGGCTTGAACTACTGAGGCTTGCCGCCGGCCACCCGGAGATTCGGGTCACGGTGGCCACCTCCCGCCGTGAGGCCGGAAAGACCCTCTCCGAATACTGGGGCTTCTCTCCCCTTCCGTACGAGGTGCGCATCACTTCTCCGGACCCGGATCACCTGGCTGCGGAGGCCGAGGTGGCCTTCCTGTGCGTGCCTCACGGGACGGCCCAGGAAATGGCGGCGGAGCTCCTTTCCCGGGGCATTAAGGTCATTGACCTTTCGGCGGACTTTCGAATTCCGGATCCGGAGGTCTATCAGCGCTGGTACGAGACCCCGCACCGTTTCCCCGGGCTCCTTTCCGAGGCGGTTTACGGTCTTTCGGAGATTCACCGGGAGGAGATTCGGAGGGCCCGTCTCGTGGCCAATCCCGGCTGTTATCCCACCGCGGCGCTTTTGCCGCTGGTGCCCCTTGTGCGGGAGGGGCTGGTGGAGCCCCGGGACATCCTCATCGACGCCAAGAGCGGGGTCTCCGGAGCGGGCCGCAAGGCCGAGGTCTCCCTCTCCTTCTGTGAGGTGAACGAGGACTTCCGGGCCTACAGGGTGGCCGCCCATCGACACACCCCGGAGATGGAGGCCGAGCTAACCCGGGCCGCCGGAAGCGAGGTCCGCGTGCTCTTTACCCCTCACCTCACCCCCATGCAGCGGGGGATCTTCGCCACGATATATGCGTATCCCCGCACCGGTGAAGGGGAGATTCACGAAGCCCTGCGGGACTTTTACGCGGAAAGTCCCTTCGTGGAGGTCCTGCCGCCGGGGAGGGTGCCCCGGGTGGCCGAGGTGCGGGGCACCAACCTCTGTCGCATCGGTCTCCGCCTGGATCACCGCACCGGGCGCCTCGTCCTCCTTTCGGTGATCGACAACCTGGTCAAGGGAGCCAGCGGCCAGGCCCTGCAGAACCTTAACCTCGTGCAGGGATGGCCCGAGGACCTGGGCCTTCCGCGAGCCCCGGTCTTCCCGTAA
- a CDS encoding 50S ribosomal protein L11 methyltransferase, whose product MKDYLRVKIRTAHPGRVLERLRAAGLSPLAETFFPDTGLLVLGYPAEGVHERLRALARTLPGVEIEETELAESPRPVPRRFRVGPFHFFSPLGVERPEPGEIYLRADLSFGSGSHPTTVLCLRALSILCEDGPPGRVLDLGCGSGILALAAARLGAKRVLAVDIDPRACREALHNVKTNGLSGRILVIRGSAEVARRGRFDLVLANLTIGTILALAPEIRKALRPGGRAVLSGFSEAQAPEVLRRLTGARVFSRLTLEGWLALVLGF is encoded by the coding sequence GTGAAGGACTACCTTCGGGTCAAAATCCGCACGGCGCATCCCGGGAGGGTGCTGGAGAGACTCCGGGCGGCGGGTCTGTCTCCCCTTGCCGAGACCTTCTTCCCGGATACCGGGCTTCTGGTGCTGGGCTATCCGGCGGAGGGAGTCCACGAACGCCTGCGAGCGCTGGCCCGGACCCTTCCCGGGGTGGAGATCGAGGAAACGGAACTGGCCGAAAGCCCCCGCCCGGTACCCAGGCGGTTCCGGGTGGGACCCTTTCACTTCTTTTCCCCTCTCGGGGTGGAGAGACCGGAGCCGGGAGAGATCTACCTCCGGGCGGACCTCTCCTTCGGAAGCGGAAGTCACCCCACCACGGTGCTGTGCCTGAGGGCCCTTTCGATCCTGTGCGAAGACGGCCCACCCGGACGGGTGCTGGATCTGGGGTGCGGAAGCGGTATTCTGGCCCTGGCCGCGGCCCGGCTCGGAGCCAAACGGGTGCTGGCGGTGGACATAGATCCCCGGGCCTGCCGGGAGGCCCTGCACAATGTGAAAACGAACGGGCTTTCCGGGCGCATCCTCGTGATACGGGGAAGCGCGGAGGTGGCCCGGAGGGGAAGGTTCGATCTGGTGCTGGCCAACCTGACCATCGGGACCATTCTGGCCCTGGCGCCGGAGATACGAAAGGCCCTGCGGCCGGGAGGCCGGGCCGTTCTTTCGGGGTTTTCCGAGGCTCAGGCCCCCGAGGTGCTCCGCCGACTCACCGGAGCCCGGGTCTTCTCCCGCCTAACCCTTGAGGGCTGGCTGGCCCTGGTTCTCGGCTTCTAG
- a CDS encoding pyridoxal phosphate-dependent aminotransferase, translating into MKLSERIRRLKPSATLAVDAKAKALRARGVDVINLSAGEPDFDTPPHIREAAKRALDEGFTRYLPAVGLPELREAVCFRLKEDYGFAYRPEEVLVTCGAKQALFNLAQALLDPGDEVLVLSPYWVSYPPIVELAGGVPVIVPSEAERNFEPDPEEIRTRISPRTRGIILNSPSNPTGCVYSREFLSAVAEIVRNHDLWVISDDIYDRLRFDGQGPENILSVAPDLRERVILVNGVSKAYAMTGWRIGWAVGPEEVIRAAAKLQGQSTSNATAFAQKAAVAALTGPQDCVEEMKRAFAERAAFLHRALSEIPGVKSVRPQGTFYLFADFSVFYGRRSPIGGEIRDSVSLAEYLLEEGRVATVPGVAFGDDRFLRLSFAQGMETLAEAAERLKRALARLE; encoded by the coding sequence ATGAAGCTTTCGGAGAGGATCAGACGGCTCAAACCCTCGGCCACGCTCGCCGTGGACGCCAAGGCCAAGGCCCTCAGGGCCCGGGGGGTGGATGTGATCAACCTTTCCGCCGGGGAGCCCGACTTTGACACCCCTCCCCACATCAGGGAGGCGGCCAAGCGGGCCCTGGACGAGGGATTTACCCGCTATCTTCCCGCGGTGGGGCTTCCGGAGCTGCGCGAGGCGGTCTGCTTCCGCCTGAAGGAGGACTACGGATTCGCGTACCGGCCCGAGGAGGTCCTCGTCACCTGCGGGGCCAAGCAGGCCCTTTTCAACCTGGCCCAGGCCCTGCTCGACCCGGGAGACGAGGTGCTCGTTCTGTCTCCTTACTGGGTGTCCTACCCTCCCATCGTGGAACTGGCCGGCGGGGTGCCGGTGATCGTGCCCTCCGAGGCGGAGCGAAACTTCGAGCCGGATCCCGAGGAGATCCGGACCCGGATCTCCCCCCGCACCCGGGGCATCATCCTGAACAGCCCCTCAAACCCCACCGGTTGCGTGTACTCGCGCGAGTTCCTTTCCGCGGTGGCGGAGATAGTCCGGAACCACGACCTGTGGGTGATAAGCGACGACATATACGACCGTTTGCGTTTCGACGGTCAGGGCCCGGAGAACATCCTCTCCGTGGCTCCGGACCTCCGGGAAAGGGTCATCCTGGTCAACGGGGTTTCCAAGGCCTACGCCATGACCGGCTGGCGCATCGGCTGGGCGGTGGGGCCGGAGGAGGTCATCCGGGCTGCGGCCAAGCTCCAGGGACAGAGCACCTCCAACGCCACGGCCTTCGCCCAGAAGGCCGCGGTGGCTGCGCTTACCGGCCCGCAGGACTGCGTGGAGGAGATGAAGCGGGCCTTCGCCGAAAGGGCCGCCTTCCTCCACCGGGCCCTTTCAGAGATTCCGGGGGTGAAATCCGTGCGCCCTCAGGGGACCTTTTATCTTTTTGCGGATTTTTCCGTGTTTTATGGCCGGAGGTCCCCGATCGGCGGGGAAATTCGGGATTCCGTGAGCCTGGCCGAATACCTGCTGGAGGAGGGCCGGGTGGCCACGGTGCCGGGAGTGGCCTTCGGCGACGACCGGTTCCTCAGGCTTTCGTTCGCCCAGGGGATGGAGACCCTGGCCGAGGCCGCGGAACGCCTGAAGAGGGCGCTGGCGCGTCTGGAGTGA
- the dtd gene encoding D-aminoacyl-tRNA deacylase → MRAVIQRVKEATVRVEGKEVARIGRGFLVLVGVEKGDGPGDLDWMAGKIAGLRLFEDEAGRMNHDLSQVGGEVLLVSNFTLCGDCRKGKRPSFDPAERPERARELCEALVKALSQKGLSVKTGVFGAYMQVELINDGPVTVILDSRKRL, encoded by the coding sequence ATGCGCGCGGTAATCCAGCGGGTAAAGGAAGCGACGGTGCGGGTGGAGGGAAAGGAGGTGGCCCGGATCGGACGGGGTTTTCTGGTTCTCGTGGGGGTGGAGAAGGGCGACGGACCGGGGGACCTCGACTGGATGGCCGGAAAGATCGCGGGGCTTCGCCTTTTCGAGGACGAGGCCGGCAGGATGAACCACGATCTCTCGCAGGTGGGGGGCGAGGTGCTTCTCGTCTCCAACTTTACCCTGTGCGGGGACTGTCGAAAGGGAAAACGCCCGTCCTTTGATCCCGCGGAACGCCCGGAAAGGGCCCGCGAGCTCTGCGAGGCCTTAGTAAAGGCCCTCTCCCAAAAGGGGCTTTCCGTGAAGACCGGGGTCTTCGGAGCCTACATGCAGGTGGAACTGATAAACGACGGACCGGTCACGGTAATCCTGGACTCCCGCAAGAGGCTGTGA
- a CDS encoding bifunctional diguanylate cyclase/phosphodiesterase, with protein MINFSLEPTCEKYLVGIPAGVYLLEARREGDELLPVRVLFASPRLREILGPAAPENMWDPEHIHPEDRASFLEDARSLLETPGESWRLFRFRKEDGGFLWIKEGIAVLEKESDRWLLLGLWVDLTEEKTGTGTFALDSVFWQSLFGKAPVGLIVYDLEDGRILHANPYTLRVLGYTLNELREKRVWEVVHPRFHWEIRENLARRIRGEISSHTYRDLVLVTKDGRERVINLVTDSLEWEGRRVGVGLGVDTTPQRLLERRLIEVAFFDTLTGLPNRHLFLEKLRALTLRGARRREQLLVAVIDLVDFREVNATFGYEAGNRILSEVARRLQEGLRRDDVKSRFFADKFGIIFTDIRGTYSLQVVLNKVQRLLQKPFRIEGQDLILSVRIGGALFPRDGESPEDLLSKAEAALKRAKENDETVALYSPEIEKHLSEEAFLRTAMVEGLKRGEFFPVYQPIVRLSDRGLVGAEALIRWRHPQLGLLSPIKFIGLAEKTGFINELGEFVLHRALTDLAPLVKRKGLFLCLNFSARQFREASLPQRIEKVLSETGFPPERFHLEITETTAMEKAERTLAILEKLRHLGIKIVLDDFGMGYSSMRYLVEFEVDKIKIDRFFVSNMLREDKTRFVVRTIVGLARNVGARCLAEGIEREEELRLLREMGCEEGQGFLFSPPLGLEEFMEFAERCAR; from the coding sequence ATGATCAACTTTTCGCTGGAACCAACCTGCGAGAAGTATTTGGTCGGTATTCCCGCCGGGGTCTATCTCCTGGAGGCTCGCCGGGAGGGAGACGAACTCCTTCCGGTAAGGGTCCTCTTCGCCAGTCCCAGATTGAGAGAGATTCTGGGACCCGCCGCACCGGAAAACATGTGGGATCCGGAGCACATCCATCCGGAGGATCGGGCTTCCTTCCTGGAGGACGCCCGGTCTCTTCTGGAGACTCCGGGGGAGAGCTGGCGTCTCTTCCGGTTTCGGAAGGAAGACGGGGGCTTTCTCTGGATCAAAGAAGGGATCGCCGTGCTGGAGAAAGAATCCGACCGCTGGCTCCTCCTGGGGCTCTGGGTGGATCTTACGGAAGAGAAGACGGGGACGGGCACCTTCGCCCTGGACTCCGTGTTCTGGCAGAGCCTTTTCGGAAAGGCTCCGGTGGGATTGATCGTGTACGACCTGGAGGACGGTCGCATCCTCCACGCCAATCCCTACACCCTTCGGGTGCTGGGCTACACCCTGAATGAACTCCGGGAGAAACGGGTGTGGGAGGTGGTGCATCCGCGTTTCCATTGGGAGATCCGAGAAAACCTGGCCCGCCGGATTCGGGGTGAGATATCGTCTCATACCTACAGGGACCTTGTCCTGGTTACCAAGGATGGAAGGGAACGGGTCATCAACCTCGTCACCGATAGTCTCGAATGGGAGGGACGGCGGGTGGGCGTGGGGCTGGGAGTGGACACCACCCCCCAGCGTCTCCTGGAGCGACGGTTAATTGAGGTGGCCTTCTTCGACACCCTTACCGGACTCCCCAACCGGCACCTTTTCCTGGAAAAACTCCGGGCCCTCACCCTGCGAGGGGCCCGTCGGAGGGAACAGCTCCTGGTGGCCGTTATCGACCTGGTAGACTTCCGCGAGGTGAACGCCACCTTCGGATACGAGGCCGGAAATCGCATCCTCTCCGAGGTGGCCCGCCGGCTTCAGGAGGGACTCCGCCGGGACGATGTCAAAAGCCGCTTCTTTGCGGACAAGTTCGGGATCATTTTTACCGACATTCGGGGTACCTACAGCCTGCAGGTGGTTCTGAACAAGGTGCAGCGCCTACTGCAGAAGCCCTTCCGGATCGAGGGGCAGGATCTCATCCTTTCGGTGCGGATCGGGGGAGCCCTGTTTCCCCGGGACGGGGAGAGCCCCGAGGATCTTCTCAGCAAGGCCGAGGCCGCTCTAAAACGGGCCAAGGAAAACGACGAGACCGTGGCCCTCTATTCCCCGGAGATCGAGAAGCACCTTTCCGAGGAGGCCTTTCTGCGCACGGCCATGGTGGAGGGGCTCAAACGGGGGGAATTTTTCCCCGTTTATCAACCCATCGTGAGGCTTTCGGACCGAGGCCTGGTCGGGGCCGAGGCCCTGATCCGCTGGAGACATCCCCAGCTGGGGCTCCTTTCCCCGATCAAGTTCATCGGCCTGGCCGAAAAGACCGGGTTCATAAACGAACTGGGGGAGTTCGTCCTTCACCGGGCCCTGACCGATCTCGCTCCCCTGGTGAAACGAAAGGGACTATTCCTGTGCCTTAACTTCTCCGCCCGGCAGTTCCGCGAGGCTTCGCTCCCCCAAAGGATAGAAAAAGTCCTCTCCGAGACGGGGTTTCCTCCGGAGAGGTTTCACCTGGAGATCACCGAGACCACGGCCATGGAGAAGGCGGAAAGGACGCTGGCCATCCTGGAAAAACTCCGTCACCTGGGTATAAAGATCGTGCTCGACGACTTCGGTATGGGGTACTCCTCCATGCGGTACCTGGTGGAATTCGAGGTGGACAAGATCAAGATCGACCGTTTTTTCGTGAGCAACATGCTCAGGGAGGACAAGACCCGCTTCGTGGTCCGGACCATCGTGGGGCTGGCCCGCAATGTGGGGGCCCGGTGCCTGGCCGAGGGGATCGAGAGGGAGGAGGAACTTCGGCTTCTCAGGGAGATGGGCTGTGAGGAGGGGCAGGGGTTTCTCTTCTCTCCGCCCCTGGGGCTGGAGGAATTTATGGAGTTCGCGGAAAGATGCGCGCGGTAA
- the truA gene encoding tRNA pseudouridine(38-40) synthase TruA produces the protein MRNIKLIIAYDGTNYLGWQRQKQGPTIQGVLEDTLRQIVGHRVKLRAAGRTDAGVHALGQVAHFHTTSKRDLETLFRALNALLPRDISVIRVEEVDFRFHAQHDALRKTYFYQIYNHPVRNPLLRLYSWWVPEPLDLEAMRACLPLIIGEKDFASFRKSGTDLKSTVRTVYEATLKRAVGMAHVIRFEITGRGFMRYMVRNIVGALVEVGRGRLTPEDFQRILEARDRSVAPPPAPPQGLFLKEVYYGKKGRAKDYAPRGVRR, from the coding sequence ATGCGCAACATTAAGCTCATCATCGCCTACGACGGGACCAACTATTTGGGCTGGCAACGGCAGAAGCAGGGGCCCACCATTCAGGGCGTGCTGGAGGACACCCTGCGCCAGATCGTGGGGCACAGGGTGAAGCTCCGGGCCGCCGGACGCACCGACGCCGGCGTACACGCCCTGGGGCAGGTGGCCCACTTTCACACCACCTCCAAAAGGGACCTCGAAACCCTTTTCCGGGCCCTGAACGCCCTTCTGCCCAGGGACATCTCCGTGATCCGGGTGGAGGAGGTGGACTTCCGCTTTCACGCTCAGCACGACGCCCTGCGCAAGACCTACTTCTACCAGATCTACAATCACCCGGTGCGCAATCCCCTCCTGAGGCTTTACTCCTGGTGGGTACCTGAGCCTCTGGATCTCGAGGCCATGCGGGCCTGTCTTCCCCTCATCATCGGGGAGAAGGACTTTGCCAGTTTCCGAAAATCCGGGACGGACCTCAAGAGCACGGTACGCACGGTTTACGAGGCCACGCTCAAACGCGCCGTGGGCATGGCGCATGTGATCCGTTTCGAGATCACCGGGCGGGGGTTTATGCGCTACATGGTGCGGAACATCGTGGGGGCCCTGGTGGAGGTGGGTCGGGGCCGCCTTACCCCCGAGGACTTTCAGCGGATCCTCGAGGCCCGGGATCGCTCCGTAGCCCCGCCTCCGGCTCCTCCGCAGGGGCTCTTCCTTAAGGAGGTCTATTACGGTAAAAAGGGAAGAGCGAAGGATTATGCCCCCAGAGGAGTGCGCCGATGA
- the rpsI gene encoding 30S ribosomal protein S9: MAESQERYYATGKRKTAIARVWLTPGSGRIVVNKKDFDEYFYDHLVARYIVEQPFRLTGTEGKFDVYCTVKGGGKNAQAEAIRHGIAKALLEYHPDFRPPLKKAGLLTRDARVKERKKYGLRGARRGQQYSKR; the protein is encoded by the coding sequence ATGGCTGAATCCCAGGAGAGATATTACGCCACGGGAAAGAGAAAGACCGCCATCGCCCGGGTGTGGCTCACCCCGGGAAGCGGGCGCATCGTCGTGAACAAGAAGGACTTTGACGAGTACTTTTACGATCACCTGGTGGCCCGTTACATAGTGGAGCAGCCCTTCCGGCTCACCGGGACCGAGGGCAAGTTCGATGTCTACTGCACGGTCAAGGGCGGGGGTAAAAACGCCCAGGCCGAGGCCATCCGTCACGGCATTGCCAAGGCCCTCCTCGAGTATCATCCCGACTTTCGTCCCCCGCTCAAGAAGGCGGGGCTGCTCACCCGGGATGCCCGGGTCAAGGAACGGAAGAAGTACGGTCTGCGCGGGGCCCGTCGCGGGCAGCAGTACTCCAAGCGGTAA